A single genomic interval of Rhodopseudomonas palustris harbors:
- a CDS encoding efflux RND transporter permease subunit: MFKSIIEFGLTRKAIIVLALIVFCGAGIAAFTRLNVEAYPNPAPVILEITAQAAGLSAEEMEKYYTIPMEVGLYPTPGVVNIRSTSFYGLSFVRVTFAYGVDYYFALTQAANSIQQNISLPNNLVPTIQQSSLVGEIFRYQLVGPPNYGLTNLRTVQDYIVARRLMTVPGVVQINAWGGTTKQFNVDADLQKLEAYNITVPQMVSALGNSNLNVGAREITIGQQSVNIRGIGLVDSGGDDSIANGYKVQDIENVVLTQSGGLPIQIKDVAKVSVGYVPRLGIAGRDSSDDVAAAIVVMGRTQHTNDIVPKVEEEVAKLNRDGSLPPGVKIVPYYDRGALVAVTTRTVLHNLIVGCLLVFLIQWIFLGDLRSALIVSASIPFALFFSIIILVLRGEDANLLSLGAVDFGIIVDSAVIMMENIFRNLQSPAEQQRRMLAQLQQSGAGTGEPQVWTDRLRLIFLSALQVDKAVLFTAAITVTAFVPLFTMQGVEGQIFGPMARTYGYALAGALISTFTITPVLASLLLPKTIEEHETAIVRGLRRAYEPVLRWSLGRTKVAAVAGLVFLCVAGLAASRLGSEFLPALEEGNFWIRAAMPPTMSLDAGTSYVRKMREILLRHPEVITVVSQHGRPDNGSDASAFSNVELFAPVKPFSEWPAGLTKEMLAEQLQKEFDAELPGVTFNFSQYIQDNIEEALSGVKGANSVKIVGPNLQVLEQLAGQVEREMAKVRGVTDVGVFHLLGQPNLNIKVDRERAARYGLNTGDVNSVIQAAVGGSIATTVLEADRQFGVAVRLDPKFRESVDAVRELKIAYATPSGVNAYIPLSEVATISLDTGASFIYRERSQRYIPIKFSVRGRDLGGTVAEAQQRVNDAVQLPPGYRLIWSGEFDNLQDAKARLMIVVPITLLLVFVLLYALFNTLRDSLIALLGIPFAAGGGVIALYLSGLEFSVSAAIGFISLLGVAVMDGILNITYFRELRASGVSVADAVRQASEQRMRPMLMTALSAGVGLFPAALSHDIGSQVQRPLATVVVGGMFIGPLLLLAVAPALRKLAFAREEAGRTSATPQAAPEGEP; this comes from the coding sequence GTGTTCAAAAGCATCATCGAGTTCGGCCTGACCCGCAAGGCCATCATCGTGCTGGCGCTGATCGTGTTCTGCGGTGCTGGCATCGCGGCGTTCACCCGGCTCAACGTCGAAGCCTATCCCAATCCCGCGCCGGTGATCCTCGAGATCACTGCCCAGGCCGCTGGGTTGTCTGCCGAGGAGATGGAGAAGTACTACACCATCCCGATGGAGGTCGGGTTGTACCCTACGCCCGGCGTGGTCAATATCCGTTCGACATCGTTCTACGGCCTGTCTTTCGTCCGCGTCACCTTTGCCTACGGTGTCGACTACTATTTCGCGCTGACGCAGGCGGCCAATTCGATCCAGCAGAACATCTCGCTGCCGAACAATCTGGTGCCGACCATTCAGCAGTCGAGCCTGGTCGGCGAGATCTTTCGCTATCAGCTGGTCGGGCCGCCGAACTACGGCCTGACTAACCTGCGCACCGTGCAGGACTATATCGTGGCGCGGCGGCTGATGACGGTGCCCGGTGTGGTGCAGATCAACGCCTGGGGCGGCACCACCAAGCAGTTCAACGTCGATGCAGATCTGCAGAAGCTGGAAGCCTACAACATCACCGTGCCGCAGATGGTGTCGGCGCTCGGCAACTCGAACCTCAATGTCGGTGCGCGAGAGATCACCATCGGCCAGCAGTCGGTCAACATTCGCGGGATTGGACTGGTCGATTCCGGTGGCGATGATTCCATCGCCAATGGCTACAAGGTCCAGGACATCGAAAACGTCGTGCTGACCCAGTCGGGCGGGCTGCCGATCCAGATCAAGGATGTCGCCAAGGTTTCGGTCGGCTATGTGCCGCGGCTCGGCATCGCCGGGCGAGACAGCAGCGACGATGTCGCCGCCGCGATCGTGGTGATGGGGCGGACCCAGCACACCAACGACATCGTGCCGAAGGTCGAGGAGGAGGTCGCCAAGCTCAACCGCGACGGCAGCCTGCCGCCCGGCGTCAAGATCGTGCCGTATTACGATCGCGGCGCGCTTGTGGCGGTGACCACCCGGACGGTGCTGCACAATCTGATCGTCGGGTGCCTCTTGGTGTTCCTGATCCAATGGATCTTTCTCGGAGATCTGCGCAGCGCGCTGATCGTCAGCGCCAGCATTCCGTTCGCGCTGTTCTTCTCGATCATCATCCTGGTGCTGCGCGGCGAGGATGCGAACCTGTTGTCGCTCGGCGCGGTCGATTTCGGCATCATCGTCGATTCTGCCGTGATCATGATGGAGAACATCTTCCGCAACTTGCAATCGCCGGCCGAGCAGCAACGCCGGATGCTGGCGCAGCTGCAGCAGAGCGGTGCCGGCACGGGCGAGCCGCAGGTGTGGACCGATCGGTTGCGGCTGATTTTCCTCAGCGCGCTGCAGGTCGACAAGGCAGTGCTGTTCACCGCCGCGATCACGGTGACGGCGTTCGTGCCGCTGTTCACCATGCAGGGCGTCGAAGGCCAGATCTTCGGACCGATGGCGCGCACCTACGGCTATGCGCTGGCGGGCGCGCTGATCTCGACTTTCACGATCACGCCGGTGCTAGCCTCGCTCCTGCTGCCGAAGACGATCGAAGAACACGAGACCGCGATCGTGCGCGGTCTGCGCCGCGCGTATGAGCCGGTGCTGCGCTGGTCGCTTGGACGTACCAAGGTCGCTGCTGTTGCTGGCCTGGTGTTCCTTTGTGTCGCGGGCTTGGCGGCGAGCCGTCTCGGCAGTGAGTTTCTGCCGGCGTTGGAGGAAGGCAATTTCTGGATCCGGGCCGCGATGCCGCCGACCATGTCACTCGATGCCGGCACAAGTTACGTGCGCAAAATGCGCGAGATCCTGCTGCGGCATCCTGAAGTCATCACCGTGGTGTCGCAGCACGGCCGGCCTGACAACGGCAGCGACGCCTCGGCGTTCTCCAACGTCGAGCTGTTCGCGCCGGTCAAACCGTTCTCGGAATGGCCGGCCGGCCTGACCAAGGAGATGCTGGCGGAGCAACTGCAGAAGGAGTTCGACGCCGAGCTGCCGGGCGTCACCTTCAACTTCTCACAGTACATCCAGGACAACATCGAGGAGGCGCTGTCCGGGGTGAAGGGCGCCAACTCAGTCAAGATTGTCGGTCCGAACCTGCAGGTGCTGGAGCAGCTTGCCGGGCAGGTTGAGCGGGAGATGGCCAAGGTGCGCGGCGTCACCGACGTCGGCGTGTTCCATCTGCTCGGCCAGCCCAACCTCAACATCAAGGTCGATCGCGAACGCGCCGCGCGCTACGGCCTCAACACCGGTGACGTCAATTCGGTGATCCAGGCGGCGGTCGGCGGCAGCATCGCCACCACGGTGCTCGAAGCTGATCGGCAGTTCGGCGTCGCGGTGCGGCTCGACCCGAAGTTTCGTGAAAGCGTCGATGCGGTGCGCGAGCTGAAGATCGCTTACGCGACGCCGAGCGGCGTCAACGCCTACATCCCGCTCAGCGAAGTCGCAACCATCTCGCTCGACACCGGCGCGTCCTTCATCTACCGCGAGAGGAGCCAGCGCTACATTCCGATCAAGTTCAGCGTCCGTGGCCGCGACCTCGGAGGCACCGTCGCCGAGGCACAGCAGCGGGTCAACGATGCGGTGCAGCTGCCACCCGGCTATCGGTTGATATGGTCCGGCGAGTTCGACAATCTGCAGGATGCCAAAGCGCGGTTGATGATCGTGGTGCCGATCACGCTGCTGCTGGTGTTCGTGTTGCTGTATGCGCTGTTCAATACGCTGCGCGACAGCCTGATTGCGTTGCTCGGCATTCCGTTCGCGGCGGGCGGCGGCGTCATCGCGCTCTATCTGTCCGGGCTGGAATTCAGCGTCTCGGCTGCGATCGGCTTCATCTCGCTGCTCGGCGTCGCGGTGATGGACGGCATCCTCAACATCACTTACTTCCGCGAGCTGCGCGCCAGCGGCGTGAGTGTTGCCGACGCGGTCAGACAGGCCTCCGAGCAACGGATGCGGCCGATGCTGATGACGGCGCTGTCTGCCGGCGTCGGGTTGTTTCCGGCGGCGCTCTCGCACGACATCGGCAGCCAGGTGCAGCGGCCGCTGGCGACCGT